A part of Kitasatospora acidiphila genomic DNA contains:
- a CDS encoding collagenase: MRLRIPLPTLMSGLVAGCATAACLLPAPAAFAAPGPATAKQAANTSPAAPKPLGATLPAANPSATEEFAPAALPLSRDQLAQPQQTLATGAVAAQSTQSVQSPAVKPNAGRAAASCSPSDFGSRSGSALVSFIEGSTSDCVNTLFNTTGTDAGNIFKESQMLTVANAYQALAAHYTGDDSTGIWQLELFLRAGWYVQSNNAAAVGGYDAALTAANKAALDAFFGSAHWKDVTAANAPVLYDALVMTDSANLQASYLNTYKQVLTGYNSSYDAVAGMDKAVNSVLFAPLWRGNWNPDFVNAVTADPSVFSAMSSFATTNKGMAAGPNGNLVVNAGNDLGRAAGDGGAAGAAAGQQVKAVLDATPITGATGPLYVHTAYDANLYDASHCSVYGTCDLPAKLTAAVLPNQLVCDNRTLQTENLTADELNTVCTSLRGEDGFFHNLVKDSGAVNPYDKTVTFGIFANQADYLTYSWAIFGNSTDNGGQTVMDPTDPNNQAVTVMYRKSWNDSFPANVWNLNHEYTHYLDNIYDTKGNFGTFTSVPNIWWIEGVAEYESYSYRGLTDTQAMAEAAKHTYKLSTIFQNTYGNSDSVRTYPWGYLAVRYMFEKHPADVANMLGHFRTGDYQGAYAVYNNLGTSYDADFDSWLTSCAAGACYANGPTALFGSAVNGATVSLTDKSVQTGGGTITAWHWTFGDGSTSDQQNPVHTYTAAGTYTVALTVTDNTGRTASTPASVTVTTAGPVTLPTCTDPRTDAMGQNCSRSNRSEAAGNNDYLYVYLPAGTTSLKVSTSGGTGTAALYYNDSTWATPAVFTASSTNPGTAQTLTVTNPTAGYHYLTLHAVTDFSGVTVSTQF; the protein is encoded by the coding sequence GTGCGACTGCGCATACCCCTCCCCACCCTCATGTCCGGCCTCGTCGCCGGCTGTGCCACCGCGGCCTGTCTGCTGCCGGCGCCGGCGGCCTTCGCCGCCCCCGGCCCGGCCACCGCCAAGCAGGCCGCCAACACCTCGCCCGCTGCCCCCAAGCCGCTCGGTGCCACCCTCCCCGCCGCCAACCCCAGCGCCACTGAGGAGTTCGCCCCAGCGGCACTTCCGCTGTCGCGCGATCAACTGGCCCAGCCGCAGCAGACCCTGGCGACCGGCGCCGTCGCGGCCCAGTCCACCCAGTCTGTCCAGTCGCCGGCCGTGAAGCCGAATGCCGGCCGCGCCGCGGCGAGTTGCTCCCCGTCCGACTTCGGCAGCCGCAGCGGCAGCGCGCTGGTCTCCTTCATCGAGGGCTCGACCTCCGACTGCGTCAACACGCTGTTCAACACCACCGGCACCGACGCGGGCAACATCTTCAAGGAATCGCAGATGCTGACCGTCGCCAACGCCTACCAGGCGCTGGCGGCCCACTACACCGGTGACGACTCCACCGGCATCTGGCAGTTGGAGCTCTTCCTCCGCGCCGGCTGGTACGTGCAGTCCAACAACGCGGCCGCCGTGGGCGGCTACGACGCGGCGCTGACGGCCGCCAACAAGGCGGCGCTGGACGCCTTCTTCGGCAGCGCGCACTGGAAGGACGTCACCGCCGCCAACGCGCCGGTGCTCTACGACGCGCTGGTGATGACCGACAGCGCCAACCTCCAGGCGTCCTACCTGAACACCTACAAGCAGGTGCTGACCGGCTACAACAGCTCCTACGACGCCGTCGCCGGCATGGACAAGGCCGTCAACTCGGTGCTGTTCGCGCCGCTGTGGCGCGGCAACTGGAACCCGGACTTCGTCAACGCCGTCACCGCGGACCCGAGCGTCTTCAGCGCCATGTCGAGCTTCGCGACCACCAACAAGGGCATGGCCGCCGGTCCGAACGGCAACCTCGTGGTGAACGCCGGCAACGACCTCGGTCGGGCCGCCGGTGACGGCGGCGCCGCCGGGGCGGCCGCCGGGCAGCAGGTGAAGGCGGTGCTCGACGCCACCCCGATCACCGGCGCGACCGGCCCGCTCTACGTGCACACGGCCTACGACGCCAACCTGTACGACGCGTCCCACTGCTCGGTCTACGGCACCTGCGACCTGCCGGCCAAGCTGACCGCCGCGGTGCTGCCGAACCAGCTGGTCTGCGACAACCGCACCCTGCAGACCGAGAACCTCACCGCCGACGAGCTCAACACGGTCTGCACCAGCCTGCGGGGCGAGGACGGCTTCTTCCACAACCTGGTCAAGGACAGCGGCGCGGTCAACCCGTACGACAAGACCGTCACCTTCGGGATCTTCGCCAACCAGGCCGACTACCTGACCTACTCCTGGGCGATCTTCGGGAACTCGACCGACAACGGCGGCCAGACCGTCATGGACCCGACGGACCCGAACAACCAGGCCGTCACGGTGATGTACCGCAAGTCGTGGAACGACAGCTTCCCCGCCAACGTGTGGAACCTCAACCACGAGTACACCCACTACCTCGACAACATCTACGACACCAAGGGCAACTTCGGCACCTTCACCTCCGTGCCGAACATCTGGTGGATCGAGGGCGTCGCCGAGTACGAGTCCTACAGCTACCGCGGCCTCACCGACACCCAGGCGATGGCCGAGGCGGCCAAGCACACCTACAAGCTCAGCACGATCTTCCAGAACACCTACGGCAACTCGGACTCGGTGCGCACCTACCCCTGGGGCTACCTGGCCGTCCGCTACATGTTCGAGAAGCACCCCGCCGACGTCGCGAACATGCTGGGCCACTTCCGCACCGGCGACTACCAGGGCGCCTACGCGGTCTACAACAACCTGGGCACCTCCTACGACGCCGACTTCGACAGCTGGCTGACCAGCTGCGCCGCCGGCGCCTGCTACGCCAACGGCCCGACGGCCCTGTTCGGCTCGGCCGTCAACGGCGCCACGGTCAGCCTGACCGACAAGTCCGTGCAGACCGGCGGGGGCACCATCACCGCCTGGCACTGGACCTTCGGTGACGGCAGCACCTCGGACCAGCAGAACCCGGTCCACACCTACACGGCGGCCGGCACCTACACCGTCGCCCTGACCGTCACCGACAACACCGGCCGGACCGCCAGCACCCCGGCCTCGGTGACCGTGACCACCGCCGGCCCGGTCACCCTGCCGACCTGCACCGACCCACGCACCGACGCGATGGGCCAGAACTGCTCCCGGTCCAACCGCTCCGAGGCCGCCGGCAACAACGACTACCTGTACGTCTACCTGCCGGCCGGCACCACCAGCCTGAAGGTCTCCACCTCCGGCGGCACCGGCACCGCGGCCCTCTACTACAACGACAGCACCTGGGCCACCCCGGCCGTCTTCACGGCCTCCTCCACCAACCCCGGCACCGCCCAGACCCTCACCGTCACCAACCCGACGGCCGGCTACCACTACCTGACCCTGCACGCCGTCACCGACTTCAGCGGAGTCACCGTCAGCACCCAGTTCTGA
- a CDS encoding LysR family transcriptional regulator: MELELRHLRVLCAIADTGSVGRAAAQLGSSQPATSTQLRRIERHLGAPLFERTTSGVAPTGFGAEVLAAAREVLARADCLGRRSVDETAAGRRELRLAATNSPVLPGMLSRLRSQLPELQVTVSSVYRSSDIVDLLEQGVLDAAIAVDYPGMELRHSDAVAYRGIVTEPTFVALAAGHRLRHRTEVALADLAEEPWFVTPDDGAGWPGVFFSACSAAGFSPAAVHEFLGDRLELQDMIAAGLGVSTVQATTKPQSAVVIKALAGTPLWTRYLLAWRSATVGGELVETLFGAATAAYRELIAGSPHFQAWAARTYRGARP; this comes from the coding sequence GTGGAGCTCGAGCTTCGGCACCTGCGGGTGCTGTGCGCCATCGCCGACACCGGCAGCGTGGGCCGGGCCGCCGCGCAGCTCGGCTCCTCGCAGCCCGCCACCAGCACCCAACTGCGCCGGATCGAGCGGCACCTGGGCGCGCCGCTGTTCGAGCGCACCACCTCCGGGGTGGCGCCGACCGGATTCGGGGCCGAGGTGCTGGCGGCCGCCCGCGAGGTGCTGGCCCGGGCCGACTGCCTGGGGCGCCGTTCGGTCGACGAGACCGCGGCCGGCCGCCGGGAGCTGCGGCTGGCCGCCACCAACTCGCCGGTGCTGCCCGGGATGCTGTCCCGGCTCCGCAGCCAGCTGCCGGAGCTCCAGGTGACGGTCAGCAGCGTCTACCGCTCCTCCGACATCGTCGACCTGCTGGAGCAGGGGGTGCTGGACGCCGCGATCGCCGTCGACTACCCGGGGATGGAGCTGCGGCACTCCGACGCGGTGGCGTACCGGGGCATCGTCACCGAGCCGACCTTCGTGGCGCTGGCCGCCGGGCACCGGCTGCGGCACCGCACCGAGGTGGCGCTCGCCGACCTGGCCGAGGAGCCCTGGTTCGTCACCCCCGACGACGGCGCCGGCTGGCCGGGGGTCTTCTTCTCCGCCTGCAGCGCCGCCGGATTCAGTCCCGCGGCGGTGCACGAGTTCCTCGGCGACCGGCTGGAGCTCCAGGACATGATCGCGGCCGGGCTCGGCGTCTCCACCGTGCAGGCGACCACCAAGCCGCAGTCCGCCGTGGTGATCAAGGCGCTGGCAGGCACCCCGCTCTGGACCCGGTACCTGCTGGCCTGGCGGTCCGCGACGGTCGGCGGCGAGCTGGTCGAGACGCTGTTCGGCGCCGCGACCGCCGCCTACCGCGAACTGATCGCCGGTTCACCGCACTTCCAGGCCTGGGCCGCCCGCACCTACCGAGGCGCCCGCCCGTGA
- a CDS encoding MmcQ/YjbR family DNA-binding protein: protein MTPEELKAACLAFNGAEETFPFGPETSVFKVGGKMFAISALDGEPPLRVSLKCDPELAVRLRAEYPAITGGWHLNKRHWNTVVLDGSVPRRLVDEMIEDSYDLIVAQLPRRQRLALDWPGEHRPKAQ, encoded by the coding sequence ATGACGCCCGAGGAACTCAAAGCAGCCTGCCTGGCCTTCAACGGTGCCGAGGAGACCTTCCCGTTCGGCCCGGAGACCTCGGTCTTCAAGGTCGGCGGGAAGATGTTCGCGATCAGCGCGCTGGACGGGGAGCCGCCGTTGCGGGTGAGCCTCAAGTGCGATCCCGAGTTGGCGGTCCGGCTGCGCGCCGAGTACCCCGCGATCACCGGTGGCTGGCACCTCAACAAGCGGCACTGGAACACCGTGGTGCTGGACGGCTCGGTGCCGCGGCGGCTGGTCGACGAGATGATCGAGGACTCCTACGACCTGATCGTCGCCCAGCTGCCGCGCCGTCAGCGGCTGGCCCTCGACTGGCCGGGGGAGCACCGCCCCAAGGCGCAGTGA